gaggcgggtggatcacaaggtcaggagattgagaccatcctgtgaatggtgaaaccccatctctactaaaaattcaaaaaattagccgggtgtggtggtgggcacctgtagtcccagctactcgggaggctgaggcgggagaatggcgtgaacccgggaggtggagcttgcagtgagccgagccaagactgcgccactacattccagcctgggcaacagagcaagactctgtttcaaaaaaaaaaaaaaagatattttatttactttttgaataGGTAATGCATGTATATGGTATCAAATACAAAAGTAagtttttctcctattttatagTGTTTCCCTCAATTTCCCTTCTCCAGATGCAGCGTCTGTTCCATTTCTTCCTTTAGGTGctaaagaaaattattcaaaacTTTGAATATAGCAAGAAGATGAGTGCATGTCCTTTCAGTTATACTGAGGAATTATATAACAGGCTCACTCGAGATTCATTAATTCTCTAGGGCAGTGATTCTCAGAGTGTAGTATGTGGCCCTGGGGGGCCTCCAAggtaaaaataacaatactatgatgttatttgcttttttactaTGTTGACATTTGCaatgatggtgcaaaagcaatggcaggTAAAACTGCAAGTGTCTCAGCAGGAATCAAGGCAGGGCACTGTCCTAGCTTGCTGCTGtcacaaagtaccatagactgggtggcttaaacaacacgtttattctctcacagtcttggaggccagaaatccaagaccaaggtgttggcatctggtgagagctctcttcctggcttgaagcaatctcactgtgtcctcatatggccttTCTTCTGCGTGTGTGCAGAGTGAGATCTCTAGTGTCTCCTTCTCCTCTTATGAGGATACCAGTTCCATTGGGTTAAGGTCCCACCCTtataacctcatttaacctttaaGTATCTTTTAAAGGCCCTTCTAATCACCAATGTGACTCCAAATATAGTCCCATTGAGGActggggcttcaacatatgaatctgatGGGGGGCAGGCACATTCAGTCCATAATGGGCACCAAACTCGACTAGTATGCACTGCCTTACACTTACAGGTTAAAAATGTTCAGTTTCACTTAAGAATGCCCCTGATagcatttaattattaattttattaaaagttgttttattaAAGGTTCTCCACTTGAGAACAAGTCTTTTTAATAGTGTATGATTAAAAGAGAAGTACACATAAGACATGTCTGCCTCATACTGAAGCAAAATGGTTGCATTGATGCAAAGCACTTATGTGATTGAGTTGCCAATTGAACAAGTCACAGAGCATCATTTTTACTTGAATGACAGAATGAAGTAAGCCTGTCTCTTCAAGGAAAATAATTGATTGTATCTACTTCCAATAATAAAGTTCAAGTTTTTAAGCTAAAATTAGAATTCAAAAAAACCATATCCTGCTTCCATGAGCTTGAGTGCTTGTCAATAAAGACTTCTCTGATGAGTTTAGTGGTAATTCtaacaaatgttattttttgatattatataatgaaatgatATTAGAAACCGAGATCTGGGGGCAAGACACGCTCGTTGCATAAAACGAGTGAACATTTGGAAGAGCTACATAACACAGTGGACCAACATTTTCAAATGACTAATTAATACATGATGGTATAAAATCATGTATTTATTAAAGACCCATTCAAAATGAAAGACCAATCGATATTAATGTAACAGAGTATGAAAAGTCTATAGATACAGTTTTAGATTCCATATGGCAAGtaacctttaagaaactaccagttatagggctgggtgcagtggctcacacctataattccagcactttgggaggctgagagaggaggatcgcttgagcccatgagtttcagaccagcctgaacaatgtAGGCccaacctcgtctctacaaaaataatttaaaaattagccaggcacagtggcatgtgcctgtagttccagctactgagaaggctgaggcaggaggattgcttgagttcaagagttcaaggctacagttaGTTATGATCACatcattacattccagcctgggtgacagagggagaccctgcctcttaaaaataaaaaaaatagaaactatcaCTTGTAGAAGAATTTTGATgtcattttaaagacaaatatcCACACttatttgaaaagacaaaatattccTCTCATTTGCAACTGTCTGTGTGAGGTTGCATGTTTTCATATACTTCAATCAAAACAACATAATGCAAATTATGTTGCAGTGAACGCAGATGTGAGAATcttgctgtcttctttttttttttttggagatagagtctagctctgacgcccaggctgtaatgcagtggtgcgatcttggctaactgcaacctctgcctcccgggttcaagcgtttctcctgcctcagcctcccgaggagctgggattacaggcacccgccaccacgcctagctaaatttcgtatttttagtagagacagggtttcactgtgttggccaggctggtctcgaactcctgatcctcctgcctcggcctcccaaagtgctgggattacaagcgtgagctaccgtgccagCCAAATCTTGCTGTCTTCTAGTAAGCTCATTAaacagatttgcaaaaatgtaaaactatgttACTCCTCTCGCTGAACTTTTATTGCTTTGAAGAACACTATTTTTTGCATAAAAGtatgttaacatgtaatgtgttttatggtcatttaaaaatgagtaaataaatatttaaacgttttctaagttttaatttctaatgtggTAAATATTGATAAGCATAACCCATATCAACAAATGTTCTTTGGAATGTTCAACAAATTTTAAGAGGATTAATGGTTCCTAAATCGAGAGTTTCAGAACCACTGTTCTAGGGCAATTTACCTGAGTTTGATTTTATTTACAATTCATTAAAGCTTATATACTATGAAGACATGTTAACTTGCATGTTTTAATCTAGAAGAGGTGCAAATCATTTCTATCCACTAGAAATGATAACCTATGGTTTTATCATCTTGTAGAACACCAGCCAGCTTTGTATCCAACCTAATCTTACTCTAATGCTTTGTCAAAATGTTTAATGTCCACTTCCTCAAAATGCTTTTGAACCAGCTTTACCATATCATTGTTAATTTGCTGAAGAAATCTTGGATATGTGTTCATGATATATTTGTATGAGTGTCAtgccttttacttttttaagattATACTTTGACGGACATTAACAACACatgtatatatgacatatatatgtatatacatactatacacacacatacacgtgcatATTTCACAACGATGGCATACGGATTCTCTATTCTGAATCTAGCTCTTTCCACTTAATATACGTGAATGCACtcactctttattttcttttcttcgtCATCTTGACTTTCTTCTGATGCAACGCCCTGAGTTTAAGTCACAGATCTGTTAATAAGAAACCCAGACATCCCACATATACGCATTTTCCCGTGTCTGGCTCACTAACAAAAAGCTTACCGTAGCCCCAGCTTTAACCATAGGTTCCGaatacccaggctggaattcaacacagaaataagaaaggatCCACAGACAacgtgacaaaaaaaaaaaaaaaaaaatcctagcagTCACGTGACACTGCACGCCCCATAATTTTTTTCCGCCCGCTTCAAACATGGCGGTCAAGCCCCCACAGCGCAGCAGAAGCCGCGGGCCTCCTTCCGCGTAGGAACCTCCTTGCTGCCCTTGTCGGGCTCTTTTATCGAAGACCACCTCAAGGCAAAGCCCGTGGTGCAGCTGGGTCTGGGGAAAACAGCCCGGGGTCGCGGGGCCGAACGAGCACGGACCGGAAGTTCCGCAGCCGCGCCGTCCGGCGGAGCCGTTGGCTGCGGACGCCGGAAGTGGCCAGTCGGCAGGTCTGAGGCGGCGCTGTGTGTGTGAAGCGTACCTAGGGCGGGAGGCGACATGGAGCCAGGGGCGGCCGAGCTGTATGACCAGGCCCTTCTGGGCATCCTGCAGCACGTGGGCAACGTCCAGGATTTCCTGCGCGTTCTCTTTGGCTTCCTCTACCGCAAGACAGACTTCTATCGCTTGCTGCGCCACCCATCGGACCGCATGGGCTTCCCGCCCGGGGCCGCGCAGGCCCTGGTGCTGCAGGTGAGGCGGGCGGGCCTGCGGTTTGGGGAGCCGCCGCCCCCGGCCTGCCCTGACTCCTGGCGCCCGCTCCTCCAAGCTCTCCCAGCCTGTTTCCTCCTTTTCCTGATGTCCTGGGGTTGAGCTTGTGAGAATGGCTTCAGTAATTTGAAGCGCGGATTGGATGTCAGCTTATTCCGCTGAGGGAGCAGCCGGGGTTCGCTCCGGACGTCCTGAGGTTTCAGAAGTAGTAAGCCGACTGTTAAGAGCCCTACTCAGCACCCGCCAGCGCGTACCCCTCACGGTGCTGGGGGCTGCTAGTCAGGGAGCGAAATCCATGCAGGCCAGACAGAAGGAAGGACATTTACAGCAACAGAAACGTGCATGCCCCAGAACTACCAAAGACTTGAGCTGGCGGGGATGACGGAGGCATTGTGTTGATCAATGGGTGTGGCCGCTTGTTTGAAATGTGACTTCCCAGGTCAAAGACTGTCATTGTAGTgattattaaaatttcatttgaacTTAATTCCGTACCTTCCAGGTTAAGTTTATTGTATGTTGGAAACGCTGTCAATACTCATTCAGTGAAGTTGACTGGGCACTTTTGAATGTAGTGGTAAGCAACCGTTTGCTGAATGTAGTTTACACTCTTAATTGCCGCAGGTACGGGTGATACGGGTGTTTAAGTAATGGTTTCTCTCTCCTTGTGACACTTACAGTTAAAGAGAGGAAACCCAAAAAGTAATAGAAAACTTTGTAAGGGCAATTATTTGATGGAGCCCATtgtaaagaaaggaaatagaaatgatGGTTGAGAAGTGAAGAAGGTTTTATAAGAGAGGTGGGACTTCTGACGAGATTAAGAGAAACTGTTCAGCCAAGCATTAAGCCTATTTGTAGAAACCCAAGAAGATAGAAATGCTGATGATACCTCCCTCAGTTCTCTAGATGTTACAGTTTATAAAGTGCTTCAGATGTTTCCTCCTGAAGTCTTAATGCATGCTGCAGGTTGATGTTACTTTCCTCAGCAGAAGCCAAAGCTTTGAATGTCTTGGTAGCTACCAGGGTAATAGGGCCAAATGAGGAATGGGGTTCCATTaggattcaatttcagaacttaagGCTATTCCTCGTCCTTGTCAGTGGCATAAGTGCCATCTTAGTGATGAGAGAGCTGTTGGAGGTGGCCTTTAGCAGGATCTTTTGGCAGGTTAATGAAGTCTTGCCATTTGATCTTCAGTGTCTCTGTGAAACAGGTAAGTTTCAAGTTTATGTACCAATTCAGCAAGGTTAAGTGATTTGACCAAGAACACACAGCCAGTTCACTGTAGAGCTGGAactaaaaatttcattttgtggATTCCAAATCTTTCTGTGCTATTATTTAACCATTCCATAGTAGGATGAGAACACTTTTGTCTAGATTGATTATAGTTTGCAGAAAGTTGTGGAGGAGAAAGGAGTATATACTGAGTAATATGTATAGTATCAGATGTTTTATATTCTGGGGTCGTTATCTTATTTAACCCTTAACATAACCTGAGAGGTTGGTCTTTGTTTCACAGATGAACTGACAGAGCACTCATTTACCTGGTAACTCATTTACCTGGTAACACCTCTTACAAGACACTTCCATAGGTTAGGATTTGGTGACCAGTCTAATGAAGTAGTGGAGATGGGGagcagggatggaggaaggggagggattGGTCAAAGATGATCCAAGGTTTCAACTTGGGTGACTGGAATAGTGATAATGCATTAACTGAACTGTCACCTGGGTTTAGGGGGAAAAGTTCAGTTTTAGACAGGTTGAACTTGAAGTTGCAGGTAGGAGTCCCTGCCCATAGGCTATTGGAATTACTGGACTAGATCTTTTGGGAGCTAGAGCAACTGGAGTGGtctgagggagagagaagagccGAAGGTGAACAACAGGCCTTGGGGAATAATCTTGGTGGAGAACAATAAGTTTCACAGAAACCAAGGGGACAACAGTCTCCAGCAGATGGTTAAGAGAGATGTCATGTTTTCTGGAAGTGGTTCTCAACCATCAGCATCGCTTAaggaacttttttctttcttttttttttttttttttcctggagatggagtctcactctgtcgcccaggctggagtgcagtggcatgatctcagctcactgcaacctccgcctcctgggttcaagcaattctcctgcctcagcctctcaagtagctgggattgcaggcatgcgccaccacgcccggctgatttttgtatttttagtagagatggggtttcaccatgttggccagactggtctcagactcctgaccttgtgttctgcctgcctcggcctcaaagtgctgggattacaggtgtgagccactgcgcatggccAAGGAACTTTTAAAAGCACATATTCCTGGATATTTTGGTTGAGTAGATCAGGGTGAATCCTGGGaacctgttctttttttaattttttaattttttattttttgagatggagtctcattctgttgcccaggctggagtgcagtggcacaatcttggctcactgcacctcctcctcccaggttcaagtgattctcctgcctcagcctcccgagtagctgggattacaggcgtgcaccaccatgcctggagaatttttgtatttttagtagtagagatggggtttcaccgtgttggccaggctggtcttgaactccggacctcaggtgatcacccgcctcagcctcccaaagtgctgggattacagacatgagctactgcgcctggccggaaCCTGTTCTTTTATCCACAAAAGCTCATTTGACAGGAGGTTTGTAAAGGTGATTTCAGTATTGACAAGGGTTTTGTTGTGGGGTGGAACAACACTGAATGAGACTGAGTGACTTGGTACCAGCATAACATTATTTCTTCGTGGTAGTaggtgatctcctgacctccccACTCCTACTCATCTGCctcttagagttttttttttttttttttttctgtccctaaCTTGATGGCATAAAACTCCCTCCTGTGGtctgcccctccacccccaccagaTGTGGGATGCTTGGTGTCTCTGCTGAATATAGGCAGAGAAGAATTTGGACGGGAGTGCTGGGCTGCATCATTGTGGAACTTCAAAGCGTTCCCTTAATATTTTGGGGAGTACAGTGTTGGTGTAGTTAGGCAGCTCATACGTTTCCTCCTAAAAGTTTGCATAGCCCGGATACACAGCTTGAAGAACCTCAGTAGGAATGATGTATGTgaaaattgcattccactttataaTACGTTAGTATGTTTTAAGACAAAAATCGTTTAGACTGACAAGCCATTCATTATAATCGATAATGCTGTTTTTTTTGGAGTCCACTTTGAGAAGTGCTCCTTTGTAGAAGTCCTCGAAACTAGAATCAGGAAAGCTAGCTACATCCTGTTCCTTACGTAAATTGTTGGGAAATCTTGGGAGAGTCACTTCACCTCTTGTCAGCTGAGAAGATTGATTGGAGGTTACAGATTAGAGTTCTCTTCCAGCTCTATGTTCTGTGACTCTAGAATGAGTACTGAGAACATGTGATGGTTGGGAGGTTGGCAGTGTTAGCACTTCCTGGTGGTGTGAATGGGTAGGTCAGAGAAGGCTGGATGTACTGAGTGAGCAGAGGCAGCGCGGCATGGTGAGGACTATCAAGTCTGGGAGTTCTGTGTTAGAAGTCTTAGGTATTAGGAGAGAGAGATCTTGTTGCTTTGCTTTTGTGGAGTTAAGATGAAGATCTGGAGTATCAGGAGGATGAGCAACTCTGAAAGCAGTGGACTCAAAGCGGTAGAGACACTAATGTTAGAATGAAGTCAGGGCTTCAGGTTATCTGCAGAAGTAAAAATGGTTCCggtgttgtttccagtttttaaccTTTTaggattttattgatttttttttcctctctgcctaCATCATCATCTCCCCGCCCTGTTTGGTGTGTGCTGCataattttttacttcttttgccAGCAGGAGCTGGGGCAAGTTACGTAACCTTTCCAAgccttattttttctcatttttgaaatgTTGATGCTGTCTTCTTCACAGTATTTTTGTGAGGGTTTTGAGAGaatgtttgtaaaataatttgaCACAGTTAGTCTGTTAGCACCCTTTTGACTGCCCGCGCAGTGCACAGAACATTGTTATTTAATACCTGTCCGCATTCTAGCCCTTTGGAATCTGACTCCCACCCATGTCCCAGGTTGCTCTCTCAGCCTTTCCTCCCTCCAGTTATTGCAAGAGCTTTTGCCCTTCCTTGACAAGCCTATTCTTGGAGCTATGGCATTTCCTCCAGTGGTTTCCTGTGAAAGATGTGCCTCTCATTCAAGGTCTAACTGAGATCCTCCTTGTTCCAAGAAGTCTCCCTAGATTTCTTTCGCCAGACATGCTCATTCCCACCCATACTCTGAAGGGAATTGAGGGCCTTGTCACGCCCCCTCTTGTATCAGAGTTTTCATGTGTGGGTATGTCTTGACTGtacttttttggtagagaggtcCCAGCACCTTCATGGGTGTGACTGTTTCCCAGAAAAGATTAAGAACTTGTTTACACACCAGAATTTTGAGTTCTGAGGAGGCAGCAGAAATCATTTTGATgttttttgtgcatgtgtgtttcttGCACACTgtaggcacatagtaggtgtttgttgaattgaatgtccATGCAGTGTGGTGAAAAATAGCAGCAGTCCTGTAAACCTGGTTCCATTTTGGGAATTGAAGTTCAGCcatattttcatgtttcatttgTGAGTCTGAATTTTGGTGCCTTTATAACCCACAGTTGTACCAGGACCGTGTATTCTTTGCATTGTGAACAACACTGGGGTCTGTAAAATAATGACAACAAAGACCATCTAACTGTACATCTTTTAGGTATGTAAATATTGTTAGCCTTGGCTTGTAAGTTTctgattttgttgattttgaaATCCTCCTGTTAAACACTGTTTACCTGTCAGCTTTTGGTGAAGTGGCAGTGCATTTCCATTTTGCCAGTGGGAGAACTTGTCAGTTTATGGCTTTTAGTTCTCTCCTTCACAGATTTTACCACATTTCTACAAGATATGTGGTACAGTATTGGGCAGATGAACTGATTGCTGGATTGGTGTTTGATTTTAGGTATTCAAAACCTTTGACCACATGGCCCGTCAGGATGATGAGAAGAGAAGGCAGGAACTTGAAGAGAAaatcagaagaaaggaagaagaagaggccAAGACTGTGTCAGCTGCTGCAGCTGAGAAGGAGCCAGTCCCAGTTCCAGTCCAGGAAATAGAGATTGACTCCACCACAGAATTGGGTGGGCGTCAGGAAGTAGAGAAAGTGCAGCCTCCAGGCCCTGTGAAGGAAATGGCCCATGGCTCACTGGAGGCAGAAGCTCCAGGAGCAGTTGCTGGTGCTGCTGAAGTCCCTAGGGAACCACCAGTTCTTCCCAGGTGGGAATTTCTACTTTGcagcttccttctttcttgtttaACATCTGGTGTTTGGGTTTGTCCATAATTTATTCTTACTTTGTAACACATCAGTTCTTGATCTCAGTATTTATTTAGCTCTTCATGTTTGTAAACTGCTGCATTACAGTCTTTCAGTTATGTAGGATGGGAGGTCAGTTGGCTTAAGGTCAGTTCCCTCATTAGGTAAGGTCAGTAGTCATACAACCATTTGAGATCCGGAGCCAAAATTAGAACACTTGACTCCTCTCACAAAGACCTAACTTTATCCGTGTTTAGAGGCTTAGCCTCAGCAGCTcgattgtttgtgtttttctctctgcAGGAGCGCTGCTAGGATTTGCTCATCATGCCTGAGGTATAATGGACACCTGAAATGACAGTCTGTTTTAGGTGACTGGATTCACATCCTAGCTATGCCGCTTCCTGAATGTATTACCTTGAGCAAGCAGTATaacctttctgtgtctcagttttcttctctataaaatgtaggtgataataatagtacctgtctCATAGAGCTGTTGTGGATTTTAAATGAGCCGATAGTCAAGCAGCTAATGAGCAGTAGAGCTTGAATATGACATAAGGTTTCCCTGAATCAAGCCTCTTACTGTACTTGTGCTCACTTTTTAGGAGTTATGTTTCGTGGGTGCTCTAAACTTAGTTATAGTCCTTCCTTACAGTCTGAGTGAGAGGAGCTGATCCCTTCTTGTGTGGGAGTTGTAGCAGTGTCTGCAAGACAGCCACAAGCCTCCTggcctgctttgtttttttggaaaattCACTCTCTTCCCTCCTTGATAGGATGGGTCACCTGTGTCCCCCCAAATCCCTGCCACCTTGAGTTCTCTGTTTTTCTCACTCCTGTACTCTCTTTCTGACCTGTTTTGGGGGAgattgtgtgtgtgcttgcacgctttttaatagagaccagatcttactctgttggccaggctggagtgcagtggcgtgatcatagcgcAATATATGaattgaactcttgggctccagcaatcctctcgcctcagcctcctgagtagctgggaccataggcatgcaccaccacatctggttagtgttgtaattttttgtagacatgtctgccactatacctggctaaatttttaaaatattttcttgctgtattgcctaggctgtgggggagtttttgaattttttttctagttaatgAAGCAAAGTGAACAACTTGGAATGGCTTATAAAATATGGAGTAAGAGAAAATAAGTTTTGTAAAGACAGGAGGGGCAAGACTGCAGAGTCTTAAAGTCCAGGCTAACTAATGGAGTTCGGAGAAAACAATTGTTTGATGGCAGAACCAAGCTGGTGGAGAAGGGGAGCAGCTCTTGAATATGGAGCTCTGGATGAGAAGGGGTGAAATAAGGATTTAGAGATTGGAAGTATAGGGTGGAAGGCAGACGTCTGATATTTCCTTgcagatctttttaaaatattttttatagcgCAGATCTGCTGATAGTGAGTTCTTTCAGCTTTTTTGTCTGAAAATGCctttatttcatcttccatttctgaggatatttttgctggatatagaattgcaggttgacactttttttttgtttttgtttttctttaaacattttaaagactatcattccattgtcttctagcTTGCACTGTCTCTGATGAGAAGTGAGTAGACATTCTTTGTTCCCCTGTGTGTGAAATATCCCCGTTCTCTTGTTATATCAGTTTCTTGAAGTTATTATCATTAATTTGAGCAATTTGATTAAGATTTACTCAGGCATGATATTCCTTGTGTTTATACTATTGGGGGACTTTTgagctcacacacacatacacacacacacacttaggaaTATTTTCTGTTGACCTGCCTTCAACTTTACTGTCTTTTCTCCTTTAGTGTCTAATCTTTAGTTAAACTCATCTAGTAACTTCTTAATTTCAGATAGTTTATTTTTCAGCCCTGCAGGTTCCCtttgattgttttttatggctTCGATTTCTACCTTGGTTTTCCTTTAAATCCTCCAGTATACTTACAATAGTTTAAAGTCTTTATCTGCTAATTCCATTATCTCTGTGATTTCTTGGTTTATTTCTATGGATTGAGTTTTCTCCTGATTTTgggttgcattttctttttctttcaaatgtctgataattttttattggatgctAGACATTAATGAATGTTATGCTGTCGAGTTTCTGGGTTTTGATTTCTTCTGTTGAGTGTAGAGTTTTGTTCTTGCAGGCAATTAATTTATTTGCTGATCAGAATGATCTTTTTGAagcttgttttttatttgtattgattGATCAATtgattgtagagatggagtcttaataTGTTAcgcaggctaatcttgaactcctggtcccaaatgatcttcccacctttgcttaccaaagtgctgggattataggtgtgcaccaatGTGTCTGACCTTGTTTTTCAGCTTTGTTAAGCTGTGTCTAGGgcacttttattttaaagctagcttaGTCTTCTAAGACATGCCTTTTTGGGGCTTCTGAGTGCTCCAGCTGTTAGTGAGGTCTTTCCATTCTGACTGGTTGAGGCTTGAACGTCTCCCAGCTCTAGGGATTGTCCATGTCAGTTACCCAGGTTTCGTACTTGTCTCATGGAGTTGCACTTTACACATGTGCAGTTTTGTATTCAGCCAAAGACTCAAGGGGATCCTATGAAGTTTTTTGGAGTTCTTTTTATGTGCAGCCTCCTTACTAGTAGTCTTTCTGTAAAATAATCAGATGTAAGAATGAAGATTGAATATACAAAGTTGTTTGTCATAGTCCacttaggctgctataacaaaataatatagcctgggtggcttatagactacagaaatttattgctcacagttcgaGAGACTGGAAGTCTAAGGTCAAGgtactggcagattcagtgtctggtgagggcccacatTCTGATTCATAGTTACCTTGCTGTGTCTTCAAATGGTGGAAGAGGTGAGAGAACTCTCTCAAGTCTTTTATGAGGGCACTGATTCcagtcatgaaggcagagccctaatcacctcccaaagtattaATCCCAGTATCTTGGGATTAAGATTTACCATAGGAATtttgggacacaaacattcagtctatagcattGTTCACTTCAGTTCTATTTATTCCAACATTACTTATATTAGCAAAATTTTGGAAGAATGCTGAATTTCTGTAGTAagggaatggataaataaatttataaaatgcttttaaagaCTA
This window of the Pongo abelii isolate AG06213 chromosome 6, NHGRI_mPonAbe1-v2.0_pri, whole genome shotgun sequence genome carries:
- the NUDCD3 gene encoding nudC domain-containing protein 3 isoform X2; this encodes MEPGAAELYDQALLGILQHVGNVQDFLRVLFGFLYRKTDFYRLLRHPSDRMGFPPGAAQALVLQVFKTFDHMARQDDEKRRQELEEKIRRKEEEEAKTVSAAAAEKEPVPVPVQEIEIDSTTELGGRQEVEKVQPPGPVKEMAHGSLEAEAPGAVAGAAEVPREPPVLPRIQEQFQKNPDSYNGAVRENYTWSQDYTDLEVRVPVPKHVVKGKQVSVALSSSSIRVAMLEENGERVLMEGKLTHKINTESSLWSLEPGKCVLVNLSKVGEYWWNAILEGEEPIDIDKINKERSMATVDEEEQAVLDRLTFDYHQKLQGKPQSHELTQQPQFGQPLSPTS